CCGCACGCTGTTTACCGCGTACAAACTCAGCCACCTCACGCAGGTCTTCAATACGCGAGTTGGTGCAGCTTCCTATAAATACATAGTCGACCGGCTTACCGATCAGCGAAGCCTCTTCCTGAAAGCCCATATAGTTCAAAGCTTTCTGGTACGACAACTGCTCGGTATCGGGTTGTAAGCGTGTCGCCGGAATACTCTCGCGGATGCCCATACCCATACCCGGGTTGGTACCGTAAGTAATCATCGGCGCAATATCCTCTGCCTGGAAGGTAAGCACGCTGTCAAAACGAGCGTCAGCATCGCTGTACAACGTCTTCCAATACGCAAGCGCCTTATCCCATTCCTCACCTGCAGGGGCAAACTCACGTCCTTTGATATAATCAAAAGTCGTCTGGTCGGGCGCAATCAATCCGCCCCGGGCACCCATTTCAATGCTCATGTTACAGATCGTCATCCGACCCTCCATGCTCAGCGATTCAATGGCCGAACCGGCATACTCAATAAAATAGCCCGTACCGCCAGCAGCTGAAATCTTGGAAATGATGTACAGGATAATATCCTTTGCCGTTACACCCTTGCCCAGCGTACCATTCACCTCAATCTTCATCGTCTTCGGCTTCTGCTGCAGCAAACACTGCGTAGCAAAAACCTGCTCCACCTGAGAAGTACCTATACCGAAAGCAATAGCCCCGAAGGCACCATGGGTAGAAGTATGGCTGTCGCCGCACACCATGGTCTTACCCGGAAGCGTGATGCCGAGTTCAGGTCCTATCACGTGAACGATCCCCTGAAAAGGGTGGCCCAAACCGTACAGATCGATACCGAATTCCGCACAGTTCTTCGTGAGCATATCCACCTGGTAGCGCGACAGCTCCTCGCGGATCGGCTCCAGCTGGTTTATCGTAGGCACATTATGATCTGCCGTAGCTACGGTCTGCTTCGGTCTGAATACCGGGAGGCCTCTTTTCCGCAAGCCATCAAAAGCCTGCGGAGAAGTCACCTCATGAATCAAATGTGTGTCGATGTATAAAATATCGGGAAAGCCGGGTTCACTCTTCACCACGTGCGCATCCCAAATTTTTTCTACTAATGTTTTTGACATCTTTATTCCTTATTGTTTGCGTTTGCTATTTCTGCTTAAGCCGTTTTAATGGATTTCATGGCAGTCATCGCCTTTCTCAAGCGTGCACCCACAATTTCTACCTGATGCGAACGCAGCTTTTCATTGATCTCCACCAGCGTCCTGTTGTCAACCGAACCATCTTTTCCTTCATTGTAGTCTTTACCAACCAGGTCGGTATCTACACTTTTCATAAAATCGGCCAGCAAAGGCTTACAAGCCTGATCAAACAGGTAACAGCCATACTCAGCTGTATCAGAAATCACCCTGTTCATTTCAAATAGTTTCTTACGGGCAATGGTGTTTGCGATAAGTGGCGTTTCGTGGAGCGACTCATAGTAGGCCGACTCTGGTTTGATACCAGCCTGTACCATCGTTTCAAAAGCAAGTTCAACACCAGCTCTCACGAAAGCAACCATCAGCAGATAGTTGTCAAAATACTCCTGCTCACCGATTTTCACGTCACCGGCAGGTGTTTTCTCAAAAGCCGTCTCGCCGGTTTCTGCACGCCATGCCAACAGGTTTTTATCGCCGTTCGCCCAGTCTTCCATCATGGTGCGACTAAACTCGCCGCTCATGATGTCGTCCTGATGCTTCTGGAAAAGTGGGCGCATAATGTCTTTCAGTTCCTCAGAAACCTCAAACGCTTTGATCTTAGCCTGATTGCTTAGCCTGTCCATCATGCCCGATACACCACCATGCTTCAAGGCCTCAGTAATCACCTCAACGCCATACTGAACCAGTTTAGACGCATAACCAGCATCGATGCCTTTCTCCACCATTTTGTCGAACGACAGGATAGAACCTGTTTGCAGCAATCCGCAAAGGATGGTCTGTTCGCCCATCAGGTCCGATTTTACTTCCGCAACGAAAGATGACCTCAATACGCCGGCCCTGTGACCGCCTGTACCCACGCAATACGCCTTAGCCTGCGCCAGTCCCTTTCCTTCCGGATCATTCTCCGGGTGTACCGCAATAAGTGTAGGTACACCGAAGCCCCTGCAGTATTCTGCACGTACTTCGCTACCCGGACACTTAGGAGCAACCATAATTACGGTAATATCCTTACGGATCTGCATGCCTTCCTCAACGATGTTAAAGCCGTGCGAATAGAGCAGGGTAGAACCTTGTTTCATTAAAGGCATTACGGCATTAACCACAGCAGTATGCTGCTTGTCGGGCGTCAGGTTAACCACCAGGTCGGCCGTAGGGATCAGCTCCTCATAGGTGCCAACGGTAAAATTATTTTCAGTCGCATTTTTCCAGGAATCACGTTTCCCTTCAATAGCCTCTTTTCTTAAAGCATATGAAATATCTAATCCGCTGTCTCTCAGGTTTAACCCCTGGTTCAGCCCTTGTGCGCCGCAACCAACGATTACCAGTTTCTTACCTTTTAATGCATTTATGCCGTC
This region of Pedobacter faecalis genomic DNA includes:
- the leuC gene encoding 3-isopropylmalate dehydratase large subunit yields the protein MSKTLVEKIWDAHVVKSEPGFPDILYIDTHLIHEVTSPQAFDGLRKRGLPVFRPKQTVATADHNVPTINQLEPIREELSRYQVDMLTKNCAEFGIDLYGLGHPFQGIVHVIGPELGITLPGKTMVCGDSHTSTHGAFGAIAFGIGTSQVEQVFATQCLLQQKPKTMKIEVNGTLGKGVTAKDIILYIISKISAAGGTGYFIEYAGSAIESLSMEGRMTICNMSIEMGARGGLIAPDQTTFDYIKGREFAPAGEEWDKALAYWKTLYSDADARFDSVLTFQAEDIAPMITYGTNPGMGMGIRESIPATRLQPDTEQLSYQKALNYMGFQEEASLIGKPVDYVFIGSCTNSRIEDLREVAEFVRGKQRAENVTVWIVPGSKQVEQQAKNEGLDKIFEAAGFQLREPGCSACLGMNEDKIPAGKYCVSTSNRNFEGRQGPDARTLLVSPLTAAAAAVTGRITDVREFLTEA
- the ilvC gene encoding ketol-acid reductoisomerase: MSNYFNTLPLREQLNQLGVCEFMDNSEFADGINALKGKKLVIVGCGAQGLNQGLNLRDSGLDISYALRKEAIEGKRDSWKNATENNFTVGTYEELIPTADLVVNLTPDKQHTAVVNAVMPLMKQGSTLLYSHGFNIVEEGMQIRKDITVIMVAPKCPGSEVRAEYCRGFGVPTLIAVHPENDPEGKGLAQAKAYCVGTGGHRAGVLRSSFVAEVKSDLMGEQTILCGLLQTGSILSFDKMVEKGIDAGYASKLVQYGVEVITEALKHGGVSGMMDRLSNQAKIKAFEVSEELKDIMRPLFQKHQDDIMSGEFSRTMMEDWANGDKNLLAWRAETGETAFEKTPAGDVKIGEQEYFDNYLLMVAFVRAGVELAFETMVQAGIKPESAYYESLHETPLIANTIARKKLFEMNRVISDTAEYGCYLFDQACKPLLADFMKSVDTDLVGKDYNEGKDGSVDNRTLVEINEKLRSHQVEIVGARLRKAMTAMKSIKTA